A single genomic interval of Chryseobacterium paludis harbors:
- a CDS encoding SusD/RagB family nutrient-binding outer membrane lipoprotein has product MKNIIKSLVVIGAFALTSCESNLDKINENPNDQATIDPKSLLTYVSKSAFQVNGDNMYASRMLIGIDGENSYQYMKWNDSSFEAYTGGLLNTVKMMQEAERINNKNYIAIGKFLRAYYFFNLSLKSGSIPYSEAVKGESGITQPKYDNQESVMSGILTELKEANDLINTTDKIEGDIIYNGDAMKWKKLINSFRLKILITLSKKTSVGNYTIATEFASIAGSQPLMSSIADNGELKFADVADSRYTMFNNSGYGSSLYMADYFINLFKTRQDPRLFTFAAQTTSAKEAGKPVTDFTGYNGGNPTSPYSDNAALVAAKNISKINDRFYKDPTNEPSSVLSYPELEFILAEATARGWISGSAKTHYENAIKGSFSFYQTYVKNPNLYFAGFNVNNYLTTSLVSYDNSASLASQLEKIMTQKYMTMFHQSQWTSYYDYLRTGFPNYPLQTGVSAPLRFRYPQTEYNYNSVNLKAALAAQYGGTDNINSKPWWLQ; this is encoded by the coding sequence ATGAAAAATATTATAAAATCATTAGTTGTTATAGGAGCTTTTGCACTTACTTCGTGTGAATCAAATCTTGATAAGATCAACGAAAACCCAAACGATCAGGCTACTATTGATCCTAAATCTCTTTTAACCTATGTTTCAAAATCGGCTTTTCAGGTAAACGGAGATAATATGTATGCATCAAGAATGTTGATCGGAATCGATGGTGAAAATTCATATCAATATATGAAATGGAATGATTCTTCTTTCGAAGCCTATACGGGTGGTCTTCTGAATACCGTAAAAATGATGCAGGAAGCGGAAAGGATCAATAATAAAAATTATATCGCTATAGGTAAGTTTTTAAGAGCCTATTATTTTTTTAATCTAAGCTTAAAATCCGGAAGTATTCCTTATTCAGAAGCAGTAAAAGGAGAATCAGGAATTACCCAGCCTAAATATGACAATCAGGAATCTGTAATGTCAGGGATTTTAACAGAGTTGAAAGAAGCGAATGATCTTATTAATACCACTGATAAGATAGAAGGTGATATTATTTATAACGGTGATGCAATGAAATGGAAGAAATTAATCAATTCTTTCCGATTGAAAATTTTAATTACACTTTCAAAAAAGACAAGCGTTGGAAACTATACGATTGCAACAGAATTCGCCTCGATTGCAGGAAGCCAGCCATTAATGTCTTCCATTGCTGATAATGGGGAGTTAAAGTTTGCAGACGTTGCTGACAGCAGATATACCATGTTCAATAACAGTGGTTATGGTTCAAGTTTGTATATGGCAGATTATTTTATTAATCTTTTTAAAACCAGACAAGATCCCCGTTTGTTCACTTTCGCAGCTCAAACTACGTCAGCTAAGGAAGCAGGAAAACCGGTTACCGATTTTACAGGATACAATGGTGGAAATCCTACCTCACCTTATTCTGATAATGCCGCATTGGTTGCTGCGAAAAATATTTCTAAGATCAATGACCGTTTCTATAAAGATCCAACAAACGAACCTTCTTCGGTATTAAGCTATCCTGAATTAGAATTCATTTTAGCAGAAGCTACAGCAAGAGGATGGATTTCAGGATCTGCAAAAACTCACTATGAAAATGCTATCAAAGGTAGTTTTAGTTTCTACCAAACCTATGTAAAGAATCCGAATCTTTATTTTGCAGGTTTTAATGTAAATAATTATTTAACGACTTCTTTAGTTTCTTATGATAATTCAGCTTCGTTAGCCAGTCAACTGGAAAAAATTATGACTCAGAAATACATGACGATGTTTCATCAGTCACAATGGACATCTTATTATGATTATCTGAGAACTGGTTTTCCTAATTATCCTTTACAAACCGGAGTTTCTGCGCCTTTACGATTCAGATACCCACAGACAGAGTACAATTACAACAGTGTAAATCTGAAAGCTGCACTGGCCGCACAATATGGAGGAACTGATAATATCAATTCTAAACCTTGGTGGTTACAATAA
- a CDS encoding phosphocholine-specific phospholipase C, with product MNRKEFLAKSGLLLAGLGTSSVLHPSILKALAIEPAALSTFYDAEHVVILMQENRSFDHAFGSLKGVRGFLDKKAFVKQDGHSVFFQKGNDGKYASPARLDLRNTKSTWMSSLPHSWSDQQKAFNKGKYDQWLQSKASGNKDYKNIPLTLGYYNREDLPFYYQLADAFTIFDQYFCSSLTGTTPNRLFHWSGTLREQQNGKVKANVYNENIDYDKNHQARWKSFPEILEEQNVSWKIYQNEISLPKGMSGEQEAWLSNFTDNPIEWFSAFNVKFSEGYYKNIPNVINYLKQEIEKNPSHKERLEDLITELQEDLVKYHPDNYSKLSQKEKNLHEKAFTTNSGDPNFWNLEIGNDEHGERLVVPKGDVLFQFRKDVEEKKLPLVSWLVAPEHFSDHPGSPWYGAWYISEVLNILTKDPETWKKTIFIINYDENDGYFDHVLPFAPPLNPSQPVDMNGKEGVDYVNKNQDYMADRKLKDHERIEGTVGLGYRVPMIIASPWTKGGFVNSEVSDHTSVLQFLEKFINKKLNKNATVENISDWRRAICGDLTSAFNSSNIKAPQMDYLNQKEYAKTINAAKNKPVPNLKWHSENELNSSLLEIQERGTRPSNALPYNFIVNLDGDQIKMQNLRETGIPLLIYDRSKLDSESYYFSYALYSKQELSHSLNLDHYNYEVFGPNGFYRNFKGDQQPGFEIHLLNDTRNNEVQLLFKKHIKESISVIINDMYEKNQRKITLNKAQETIIINLNKNKGWYDLKITENDHIWQFSGRIETGKTSISDPHWM from the coding sequence ATGAACAGAAAAGAATTTTTAGCAAAGTCAGGGCTTTTATTAGCAGGTCTTGGAACTTCAAGTGTTTTACATCCTTCAATTTTAAAAGCATTAGCTATTGAACCTGCTGCTTTATCTACATTTTATGATGCCGAACATGTCGTTATTTTGATGCAGGAAAATCGTTCATTTGACCATGCTTTTGGTTCATTAAAGGGTGTAAGGGGATTTCTTGATAAAAAAGCTTTCGTAAAACAGGATGGACATTCTGTTTTCTTTCAGAAGGGTAATGATGGAAAATATGCTTCCCCTGCCCGTTTGGATCTAAGAAACACAAAATCTACATGGATGAGCTCACTACCACATTCGTGGTCGGATCAACAAAAGGCTTTTAATAAAGGAAAATATGACCAATGGTTACAATCAAAAGCTTCAGGAAATAAAGATTATAAAAATATCCCACTTACTTTGGGATATTATAATCGTGAGGATCTCCCGTTTTATTATCAGTTGGCAGATGCGTTTACGATATTTGATCAATATTTCTGTTCTTCCCTTACGGGTACTACTCCGAACAGACTTTTTCATTGGTCGGGAACTCTTAGAGAGCAGCAAAATGGTAAAGTAAAAGCTAATGTCTATAATGAAAATATAGATTATGATAAAAACCATCAGGCAAGATGGAAAAGTTTTCCGGAAATATTAGAAGAACAAAATGTCTCATGGAAAATATATCAGAATGAAATCAGTCTGCCAAAAGGAATGTCCGGAGAACAGGAAGCATGGCTGAGTAATTTTACAGATAATCCTATAGAATGGTTTTCAGCATTTAATGTAAAGTTTTCCGAAGGATATTATAAAAATATTCCAAATGTTATTAATTATCTGAAGCAGGAAATTGAAAAGAATCCCAGCCATAAAGAAAGATTAGAAGATCTGATCACAGAGCTTCAGGAAGATCTGGTTAAATATCATCCGGATAATTATTCAAAATTATCTCAAAAAGAAAAAAACCTCCATGAAAAAGCATTTACAACCAATTCCGGAGATCCCAATTTTTGGAATTTAGAAATTGGAAATGATGAACATGGTGAAAGATTGGTAGTACCAAAAGGAGATGTACTATTTCAGTTCCGCAAAGATGTTGAGGAGAAAAAACTGCCACTGGTTTCATGGCTTGTAGCTCCAGAACATTTTTCCGATCATCCCGGATCACCATGGTATGGAGCGTGGTATATTTCAGAAGTTTTAAATATTCTTACCAAGGATCCTGAAACGTGGAAGAAAACCATTTTTATTATCAATTATGACGAAAATGATGGATATTTTGATCATGTTTTACCTTTTGCTCCACCATTAAATCCAAGTCAACCTGTCGATATGAATGGAAAAGAAGGGGTAGATTATGTCAACAAAAATCAAGACTACATGGCTGACCGTAAATTAAAAGACCATGAGCGTATTGAAGGAACAGTTGGTCTGGGTTATAGAGTTCCTATGATCATTGCATCTCCATGGACGAAAGGGGGATTTGTAAACTCAGAAGTTTCAGATCATACTTCTGTCTTACAGTTTCTGGAAAAATTTATTAATAAAAAATTAAATAAAAATGCCACAGTAGAAAACATTAGTGATTGGAGGCGGGCAATTTGTGGAGATTTAACTTCAGCTTTTAATTCTTCAAATATTAAAGCACCACAGATGGATTATTTAAATCAAAAAGAATATGCAAAAACCATCAATGCGGCCAAAAACAAACCTGTTCCAAATTTGAAGTGGCATTCAGAAAATGAGCTAAACAGCAGTTTATTGGAAATTCAGGAAAGAGGAACAAGACCTTCCAATGCATTACCGTACAACTTTATTGTTAATCTAGATGGTGATCAAATTAAAATGCAGAACTTGAGGGAAACCGGAATTCCTTTATTGATCTATGACAGATCAAAACTAGATAGTGAAAGCTATTACTTTTCATATGCTCTTTATTCAAAACAGGAATTATCACATTCTTTAAATCTGGATCACTATAATTACGAAGTTTTTGGTCCAAATGGTTTTTATAGAAATTTTAAAGGAGATCAACAACCTGGATTTGAAATACATTTATTAAATGATACGAGGAATAATGAAGTTCAGTTACTTTTCAAAAAACATATAAAAGAAAGTATTTCTGTTATAATAAATGATATGTACGAGAAGAATCAAAGAAAAATTACTTTAAACAAAGCTCAGGAAACGATCATCATAAATCTTAATAAAAATAAAGGCTGGTATGACTTGAAAATAACCGAAAATGATCATATCTGGCAATTTTCGGGCAGAATAGAAACAGGAAAAACATCGATCTCTGATCCTCATTGGATGTAA
- a CDS encoding DUF916 and DUF3324 domain-containing protein yields the protein MIKRIFIFTYLLLPLVFLHASIVILNGLTHNYKVENGQVYKGKIAIENTDNKPQSIKIFLQDFTYQANGTISYTAPHTNEKTNSDWIKLNTNYLSLKAKEKTEVYYEITVPDQISEAGSYWSVIIVEPVDDIKPSNNSAGVNITSIVRYAIQVITDYDSEKLRPDLKFETVKIDKEEGKQLLKIAIANKGKIYCKPTASIEIYNRKNGQKIGNFSSQAMGLLPSTSKSFYIDISKVPPDKYNAVVIATDEDENAFALNVELEVKND from the coding sequence ATGATAAAGCGTATTTTCATTTTTACATATCTTCTTTTACCACTTGTATTTTTACACGCGAGTATTGTAATTCTTAATGGTCTTACTCATAACTATAAAGTAGAAAACGGGCAGGTTTATAAAGGAAAAATTGCAATAGAAAATACAGATAATAAACCTCAGAGCATAAAAATATTCTTACAGGATTTTACCTATCAGGCAAATGGAACTATAAGTTATACTGCACCCCATACGAATGAGAAGACCAATTCGGATTGGATCAAACTTAATACGAATTACCTTAGTCTAAAAGCCAAAGAAAAAACAGAGGTATATTATGAGATTACTGTACCTGACCAAATTTCCGAGGCTGGCAGCTACTGGAGTGTCATCATCGTAGAACCAGTAGATGATATAAAACCAAGTAATAATAGTGCAGGAGTCAATATAACGTCTATTGTTCGGTATGCCATTCAGGTGATTACCGATTATGATTCTGAGAAGTTAAGACCTGACCTTAAATTCGAAACAGTGAAAATTGACAAGGAAGAAGGTAAACAATTATTAAAAATTGCAATTGCTAATAAAGGGAAAATTTATTGCAAACCAACAGCATCTATTGAGATATATAATAGAAAAAATGGACAAAAAATAGGCAATTTTTCAAGCCAGGCGATGGGATTATTACCAAGCACATCGAAATCCTTTTACATTGATATCAGTAAAGTTCCACCTGATAAATATAATGCCGTCGTCATCGCAACAGATGAAGACGAAAATGCTTTCGCCCTCAATGTGGAACTAGAAGTAAAAAATGATTAA
- a CDS encoding COG1470 family protein, producing the protein MIKIWALYLFILLPVLTFSQKQPKEFVSKKDSLLPGTATSVSFTLENKTLINKTYDIRIETSNPYIRPILNRNELTIPAEENTVYIVPLRIATETPKGVYNVRLYGTEKSDGEQFIKTLEIEVVGNRKLSLTAINSPEFVKAGETITSSFLLKNSGNVAEKLILESKNAVVDHEASLLLPPGETKIINIAKNTNPDLGKNEYQNLNLSVYSIDNPKENQTAYSSTKIISVKPTEDDIYHRLPVSASLAFIGMKNRGIYHDGFQGELYGKGTLDKENKGILEFHAVSSNPVEFNSFTQYEEYFINYRRDNLFAHLGDKTYSSSYLTEFARYGRGVELQYNFKKISIGGFYNHPRFFRDIKDEFNVYSKFKINKESEITAGYLYKIPRTGDVKLSLNDVRLDSNAHLPYVTGKFKLDKHLDVSGELAYSKTDNTDGTAYMVQVLASYEKFNGNIMYMRASPQFSGYFTNTSTFNGNLQYKVSRRLSVFGNYVQDARNFQRDTLFLAAPYRKFFQYGINYKYMKTGTIMLYNGYQRYQDRLEPRQFDYYERFFRVSIDQQIGIFQVNLQGQFGKTENYLSEFSGNSSFYTFNLGFEKFKTSFNVFGSYAVTSRYQLQNQDQFYYGARIISRFSSKTDLSIFYQNNYIPEEYFTDRNLFEVLFHQRIFPGHELDASGRYALQRGELGNKDFIFSVRYTWRLNVPVQKTAEYTTLSGNIGNLGVKKTEGIRLMMGNYLSMTDKNGNYIFKNVTPGDYIIEIDRSTTGINDIADISIPASVLLTNKENIFNFGLTTAANIQGHIELTENQESNQFSFAHFQPKKEKKKRESIIIEASNGEQTYRKIGFIGENFDFTYLRPGDWTVKIYRNGLDRRFKISMDTFRFALKASETKKLTINVMKQQTEVKYQQESIKVGYNEIKKQK; encoded by the coding sequence ATGATTAAAATTTGGGCTTTATATCTCTTCATACTCCTCCCAGTACTTACTTTTTCTCAAAAACAACCTAAAGAATTTGTCAGCAAAAAAGATAGTCTACTTCCGGGAACGGCTACTTCTGTTTCGTTTACTTTAGAAAATAAAACTTTAATAAACAAGACTTATGATATTCGTATTGAAACTTCCAATCCATATATCAGACCTATTTTAAATAGAAATGAATTGACAATCCCTGCGGAAGAAAATACGGTGTACATTGTTCCTTTAAGAATTGCAACTGAAACTCCAAAAGGAGTATATAATGTAAGATTATATGGAACAGAAAAAAGTGATGGTGAACAATTCATCAAAACACTGGAAATAGAAGTTGTTGGAAATAGAAAACTTTCCCTTACCGCAATAAATTCTCCAGAGTTTGTAAAAGCAGGTGAAACCATTACCTCTTCTTTTTTATTAAAAAATAGTGGAAATGTAGCCGAGAAGCTCATACTGGAAAGTAAAAATGCTGTTGTGGATCATGAAGCTTCCTTACTTTTACCACCCGGTGAAACTAAAATAATTAACATCGCTAAAAATACAAATCCTGATTTGGGAAAAAATGAATATCAAAATCTCAATCTTTCTGTATATTCAATAGACAATCCCAAGGAAAATCAAACCGCTTATAGCAGTACCAAAATTATTTCTGTTAAACCTACTGAAGACGATATATATCACCGGTTACCTGTTTCAGCTTCTTTAGCTTTTATAGGAATGAAGAACAGAGGGATTTATCATGATGGTTTTCAAGGAGAATTATATGGTAAAGGTACCCTAGATAAAGAAAATAAAGGAATACTAGAATTCCATGCAGTATCTTCGAATCCTGTTGAATTTAACTCTTTTACCCAATATGAAGAATATTTTATTAATTACAGGCGTGATAATCTCTTTGCTCATTTGGGAGATAAAACTTATTCTTCATCTTATCTTACAGAGTTTGCCAGATATGGCCGTGGTGTAGAATTACAGTATAATTTCAAAAAAATAAGTATTGGTGGCTTTTATAACCATCCAAGATTTTTCCGTGATATTAAAGATGAATTTAATGTTTATTCAAAATTTAAAATCAATAAAGAATCAGAAATTACAGCAGGATATTTATATAAAATACCAAGAACCGGAGACGTCAAATTAAGTTTAAATGATGTCAGATTAGATTCTAATGCTCATCTTCCTTATGTAACAGGGAAATTCAAACTTGATAAGCATCTGGATGTATCCGGAGAACTGGCCTACAGCAAAACAGATAATACAGACGGTACTGCTTACATGGTACAGGTTTTGGCTAGCTATGAAAAGTTTAACGGAAATATCATGTATATGAGAGCGAGTCCTCAATTTTCCGGATATTTCACAAATACAAGTACTTTCAACGGGAATTTGCAGTATAAGGTATCAAGAAGGCTCAGTGTATTTGGAAACTATGTACAGGATGCAAGAAATTTTCAAAGAGATACTCTATTTTTAGCCGCGCCTTACAGGAAATTCTTTCAGTATGGTATCAACTACAAATACATGAAGACTGGTACTATAATGCTTTATAATGGATATCAAAGATATCAGGATCGTTTGGAACCAAGGCAATTTGATTATTATGAGAGATTTTTCAGGGTAAGCATCGACCAACAAATTGGTATTTTTCAGGTAAACCTTCAGGGGCAATTCGGAAAAACAGAAAATTATCTTAGTGAATTTAGCGGAAATTCCAGTTTTTATACTTTTAATTTAGGTTTTGAAAAATTTAAAACTTCCTTTAATGTATTTGGAAGCTATGCTGTAACTTCTCGTTATCAGCTACAAAATCAAGATCAATTTTATTATGGTGCCCGTATTATCAGCCGGTTTTCTTCAAAAACTGATCTTAGCATTTTTTACCAGAACAATTATATTCCAGAAGAATATTTTACCGATCGAAATCTTTTTGAAGTTCTTTTTCATCAACGGATCTTTCCCGGACATGAATTAGATGCCTCTGGACGGTACGCTTTACAACGGGGAGAGCTAGGAAACAAAGATTTTATATTCTCAGTTCGCTATACTTGGCGTCTGAATGTTCCAGTTCAAAAAACAGCTGAATACACTACTTTATCAGGAAACATAGGTAATCTTGGTGTAAAAAAAACAGAGGGCATAAGACTTATGATGGGGAACTATCTTTCTATGACTGATAAAAATGGCAATTATATATTTAAAAATGTAACCCCAGGAGATTACATAATAGAAATAGATCGATCAACAACAGGGATAAACGACATTGCTGATATTAGTATTCCTGCATCGGTATTGCTGACCAATAAGGAGAATATTTTTAACTTCGGATTGACGACTGCCGCAAACATTCAGGGACATATTGAATTGACAGAAAATCAGGAAAGCAATCAATTCAGTTTTGCTCATTTTCAACCTAAAAAGGAAAAAAAGAAGCGGGAAAGCATTATAATAGAAGCATCAAATGGAGAACAGACTTATCGTAAAATAGGATTTATAGGTGAGAATTTCGATTTTACTTATTTACGACCGGGAGACTGGACTGTAAAGATATATCGTAATGGATTGGATAGACGTTTCAAAATTTCAATGGACACTTTTCGTTTTGCCTTAAAAGCTTCTGAAACTAAAAAGTTAACCATTAATGTTATGAAACAACAAACTGAAGTAAAATATCAGCAGGAAAGTATTAAAGTAGGCTATAATGAAATAAAAAAACAAAAATGA